In Microcoleus sp. AS-A8, one DNA window encodes the following:
- a CDS encoding insulinase family protein yields MSQVNPFILLCQLVTTQLRSPVGRGSKTLSLILAFLGAVILGWGMLPPVALARTETPTTTSASIQPYLDGVIQRITEFRLDNGIKFIVLKRDKAPVVSFVTYADVGGADEPNGQTGVAHFLEHLAFKGTTRIGTKDYQAEKPLLDKLDQLSEQIQAAKKAGKQAEVAQLQAEFSKIEAEAAGLVEQNELGQIVEQSGGVGLNATTSADATVYFYSFPANKLELWMSLESERFLDPVFREFYKEKDVILEERRLRTDNSPIGKMIEVFLDTAFQEHPYRRPVIGYDEDIRNLTREDVQQFFETHYAPSQLTMAVVGDLDPAKVKELAQVYFGRYKARPAAPGVKTVEPPQKQTREVTLQLPSQPWYLEGYHRPAVNHPDDVIYGIIGRLLSEGRTSRLYKSLVEQKQVALSAQGFSGFPGDKHPNLMLFYALSAPGRTVDEVATALRTEIERLKTEPVSAQELDRVKTQSRAELLRSLDSNMGMARSLVEYEVKTGDWRNLFKELEQIAAITPADIQRVAKATFTSENRTIGRLLTKES; encoded by the coding sequence ATGAGTCAGGTGAATCCATTTATTCTGCTTTGCCAGCTTGTTACGACCCAGTTAAGATCGCCCGTAGGACGTGGGTCAAAGACTCTATCCCTAATCCTGGCGTTCCTGGGGGCTGTAATCCTTGGTTGGGGAATGCTTCCCCCTGTCGCTTTGGCTCGCACCGAGACTCCAACCACGACCTCTGCGTCGATTCAGCCTTACTTGGATGGAGTCATCCAACGAATTACTGAGTTTCGCCTCGATAATGGCATCAAATTTATTGTCCTCAAACGCGACAAGGCACCGGTTGTTTCATTTGTCACCTATGCCGATGTTGGGGGGGCAGATGAACCCAATGGCCAAACGGGTGTCGCTCACTTCCTGGAGCATTTAGCTTTTAAAGGCACCACGCGCATCGGGACGAAAGACTATCAGGCAGAAAAGCCGTTGTTAGACAAATTAGATCAGTTGTCTGAACAAATTCAAGCCGCCAAAAAAGCGGGTAAACAGGCAGAAGTCGCCCAGTTACAGGCGGAATTTAGCAAAATTGAAGCAGAAGCGGCTGGCTTGGTCGAGCAGAATGAACTGGGTCAGATTGTCGAGCAGTCTGGGGGTGTGGGATTGAATGCGACGACCTCAGCAGATGCAACGGTTTATTTTTATAGCTTCCCTGCCAATAAGCTAGAGCTGTGGATGTCCCTGGAATCGGAGCGATTTCTAGACCCTGTGTTTCGAGAATTTTATAAAGAAAAAGATGTCATTTTAGAGGAGCGTCGTCTGCGAACCGATAACTCTCCCATCGGTAAGATGATTGAAGTGTTTCTGGATACTGCCTTTCAGGAGCATCCCTACCGCCGTCCGGTGATTGGCTATGACGAAGACATCCGGAACCTAACCCGCGAGGATGTTCAGCAGTTTTTTGAGACTCACTATGCTCCTAGTCAGTTGACGATGGCGGTTGTGGGCGACCTCGACCCAGCGAAAGTTAAAGAATTAGCTCAAGTTTACTTTGGACGCTACAAGGCTCGACCCGCCGCGCCGGGAGTCAAGACGGTTGAACCGCCCCAAAAACAAACGCGGGAAGTGACGTTGCAATTGCCGTCCCAACCCTGGTACTTAGAGGGATATCATCGACCTGCCGTCAACCATCCTGATGATGTGATTTATGGAATTATTGGGCGTCTGCTCAGTGAGGGACGAACCTCTCGCCTGTATAAGTCTCTGGTGGAGCAGAAACAGGTTGCGCTCTCAGCTCAAGGTTTTAGTGGTTTTCCAGGGGATAAACATCCGAATTTGATGTTGTTTTATGCCCTGAGTGCGCCGGGACGTACAGTGGATGAGGTAGCAACGGCATTGCGGACTGAAATTGAGCGACTCAAGACAGAACCCGTTTCAGCGCAAGAGTTAGATCGGGTGAAGACTCAGTCCCGTGCTGAATTATTGCGATCGCTCGATTCTAATATGGGCATGGCACGCAGCTTAGTGGAGTATGAGGTCAAAACCGGCGATTGGCGCAATTTATTTAAGGAATTAGAGCAGATTGCCGCCATTACCCCAGCCGACATTCAGCGAGTGGCGAAGGCAACATTCACCTCAGAAAATCGCACGATTGGACGCCTTTTAACTAAAGAGAGTTGA
- a CDS encoding insulinase family protein produces MTHPKSKIQNPKSFSWLGLLLATLVLVVVSRLPALAATAQHYTELEFAPLPEIKLPKYTRYKLENGMLVYLMEDHELPLVGGTAMIRTGERLEPADKVGLASLVGEVMRTGGTTEHTGDELNQLLEQRAASVETAIGSTSGSASFSALSEDLDTVFDLFAEVLKTPAFAPEKLDLAKKQRAGQIARRNDDPNGIAGREFQKLIYGKDSPYARTVEYQTLNPISREDLMAFYQQYVHPENMILGIIGDFDSAKMRSRIQEEFGTWKPTSKAPKPTVPSATQAKQGGVFFVNQPQLTQSYVQIGHIGGELNSPDYPALDVLNQVMNGFGGRLFNEVRSRQGLSYSVYGFWSPRYDFPGTFVAGGQTRSDATVPFIQAVRAEIEKFRTTPITPEELASAKDQVLNSFVFNFQDPSQTLARLMRYEYYGYPEDFLFRYQRAVKATTIEDVQRVAQKYLQPDKLVTLVVGNAQAIQPPLTSLSAEVTSVDITIPEAKSS; encoded by the coding sequence ATGACCCATCCAAAATCCAAAATCCAAAATCCAAAATCCTTTAGCTGGTTGGGGCTACTCCTGGCTACGCTTGTTCTTGTCGTGGTATCGCGTTTGCCAGCCCTCGCCGCCACCGCCCAGCATTACACTGAGTTAGAATTTGCGCCTCTGCCAGAAATTAAGCTCCCCAAGTACACCCGCTATAAGCTGGAGAATGGGATGCTGGTGTATCTCATGGAAGACCACGAATTGCCCTTGGTTGGAGGTACAGCCATGATTCGCACGGGCGAACGCCTCGAACCCGCCGACAAAGTGGGCTTAGCGTCCTTGGTTGGGGAAGTGATGCGGACTGGCGGTACCACTGAACATACGGGAGATGAACTAAATCAGCTTTTAGAACAACGGGCGGCTTCAGTCGAGACGGCTATTGGTTCGACTTCGGGCAGTGCTAGTTTTAGCGCTTTAAGCGAAGACTTGGATACGGTTTTCGATTTGTTTGCTGAGGTACTCAAGACGCCAGCATTTGCTCCGGAAAAACTGGATTTAGCTAAAAAACAAAGGGCGGGACAAATTGCTCGCCGCAATGATGACCCTAATGGCATTGCGGGTCGTGAATTTCAGAAACTCATTTACGGGAAAGATAGCCCTTACGCCCGCACGGTGGAGTATCAGACGCTCAACCCGATTTCCCGTGAAGATTTGATGGCATTCTACCAGCAATATGTTCATCCTGAAAATATGATTTTGGGCATTATTGGGGATTTTGATTCTGCCAAGATGCGATCGCGGATTCAGGAAGAATTTGGCACCTGGAAACCCACCTCTAAAGCGCCAAAACCCACGGTGCCCTCTGCCACCCAGGCAAAGCAGGGGGGTGTCTTTTTCGTGAATCAGCCTCAACTCACCCAAAGTTATGTTCAGATTGGGCATATTGGCGGTGAACTCAACAGTCCCGATTACCCGGCGCTGGATGTGTTGAATCAGGTAATGAATGGCTTTGGTGGACGTTTATTTAATGAAGTGCGATCGCGCCAAGGTCTTTCTTACTCGGTTTATGGATTTTGGAGTCCCCGTTACGACTTTCCGGGTACATTTGTTGCTGGAGGACAGACGCGATCGGATGCAACTGTACCCTTTATTCAAGCCGTTCGCGCCGAAATCGAAAAATTCCGCACAACACCGATCACACCTGAAGAACTTGCCTCTGCCAAAGATCAGGTTCTCAACTCCTTTGTGTTCAATTTTCAAGACCCCAGCCAAACTCTAGCGCGGCTGATGCGTTATGAATATTACGGCTACCCAGAGGATTTCCTCTTCCGTTATCAGCGGGCTGTCAAAGCAACAACGATTGAGGATGTGCAACGTGTTGCCCAAAAATATCTGCAACCCGATAAACTTGTGACGCTAGTGGTGGGTAATGCTCAAGCAATCCAACCCCCTCTCACGAGTCTTTCTGCTGAGGTGACTTCTGTCGATATCACAATTCCAGAGGCAAAAAGCAGTTAG
- a CDS encoding DUF2243 domain-containing protein has translation MESKLETGKHSGLLVAAGILIGAGLLAGFVDGILLHEILQWHHMFTSIRPATNLSNLEANTLGDGLFHLGTWILSVIGLALLWRAGGRSDIAWSSKIFGGSLLLGAGLFDFIEGLIDHQILGIHHVKPGPNQLAWDIGFLTLGAILALVGWVILRSGQKENSSPS, from the coding sequence ATGGAGTCTAAGCTGGAGACAGGTAAGCACAGTGGATTACTGGTGGCGGCGGGCATCCTGATTGGTGCAGGTTTGCTTGCAGGATTTGTTGACGGCATCTTGTTGCACGAAATCCTCCAGTGGCATCACATGTTTACAAGCATTCGACCAGCAACGAACCTCTCTAATCTGGAAGCCAATACTCTAGGAGATGGTCTTTTTCATTTAGGCACTTGGATATTGAGTGTCATAGGTCTGGCCTTGCTCTGGCGTGCCGGTGGACGTAGCGATATAGCTTGGTCGTCCAAAATCTTCGGTGGGTCTTTACTTCTGGGTGCAGGGTTATTTGACTTTATAGAAGGTCTCATCGATCACCAAATTCTAGGAATTCATCATGTTAAACCCGGCCCAAATCAGTTAGCGTGGGATATTGGCTTTCTGACTTTAGGTGCCATCCTTGCCCTAGTAGGCTGGGTTATTTTGCGAAGCGGGCAAAAGGAAAATTCAAGCCCATCTTAA
- a CDS encoding ABC transporter ATP-binding protein, which produces MANVRLEGITRQFDQITAIEDVTFEVPDGQLWVLVGPSGCGKSTILRMIAGLESMSDGNLFIDDVLVNHVPARQRDVAMVFQNYALYPHMTVAQNLSFGLRMRKADRATIEKQVERVARSLDISHLLDRKPKQLSGGQQQRVALGRAIAREPKVFLLDEPLSNLDAQLRDDTRSELKQLHQRLGITTIYVTHDQVEAMTLADQIVVLDRGRIQQIGDPQAIYAQPANRMVATFLGNPPMNVFRGTYTGEGFQVGGQFLSCPSELHLKLQLVPAQPVDLGIRPEYVELTNHSRQQDVERREELRMEVRVVEPLGRETLVRGCLPESEVLLDVLAPSDWRGCPGDRVGIQFDLNQLFVFDPSTGDALYP; this is translated from the coding sequence ATGGCAAATGTTCGATTAGAAGGGATTACCCGTCAATTTGATCAAATCACAGCGATTGAGGACGTTACCTTTGAGGTGCCGGATGGGCAATTGTGGGTGTTAGTGGGGCCATCAGGTTGCGGTAAATCCACGATTCTACGCATGATCGCCGGTTTGGAATCGATGAGTGATGGCAATCTATTTATTGACGATGTTTTGGTCAATCATGTCCCGGCGCGGCAGCGGGATGTGGCGATGGTGTTTCAAAACTATGCTCTTTACCCACACATGACAGTGGCTCAGAATCTCTCGTTCGGATTACGGATGCGGAAAGCGGACAGGGCAACGATTGAGAAACAGGTGGAGAGGGTGGCGCGATCGCTTGATATTTCCCATCTGTTGGATCGTAAACCAAAGCAGTTGTCTGGGGGGCAACAGCAGCGAGTGGCACTCGGAAGAGCGATCGCACGGGAACCTAAAGTTTTTCTGTTGGATGAACCACTCTCGAATCTGGATGCTCAGTTACGGGATGATACCCGTTCGGAATTAAAGCAGTTACATCAACGATTGGGCATCACGACGATTTATGTGACTCACGATCAGGTGGAAGCGATGACCTTAGCCGACCAGATTGTAGTCCTTGATAGGGGTCGGATTCAACAAATTGGTGACCCGCAAGCGATTTATGCTCAACCCGCAAATCGGATGGTGGCGACGTTTTTGGGTAATCCTCCGATGAATGTTTTTCGCGGCACTTATACGGGTGAGGGTTTTCAGGTGGGGGGGCAGTTTTTGTCTTGTCCCAGTGAGCTTCATCTCAAGTTGCAATTGGTTCCGGCGCAACCTGTGGATTTGGGGATTCGCCCGGAATATGTGGAGTTAACCAACCATTCCAGACAACAGGACGTAGAGAGGAGAGAGGAGTTGAGGATGGAGGTGAGGGTGGTTGAACCGTTGGGGCGGGAGACGTTAGTTCGTGGGTGTCTGCCGGAGTCGGAGGTGCTTTTGGATGTTTTGGCTCCTTCAGATTGGCGTGGGTGTCCGGGCGATCGCGTTGGCATCCAATTCGACCTTAACCAGTTGTTTGTTTTTGACCCTTCGACTGGTGATGCCCTCTATCCATAA
- a CDS encoding CHASE3 domain-containing protein, producing the protein MAMLGLASVILVGLNILFYWSFIKQKETSDRVNRSQKVLQNLENVLSSVTEAETGQRGYLLTGQESYLEPYNLAVKTMDEQLAVLETLTVADSKQQQQLSLLEPLIAQKFAELRETIELRQNKGFEAANQLVLTHQGKFLMERVRTVLQQMKSKEYEQLQMWLKTKQEEAQKIQLIFLFGLVFNLIAFYLVYRAIEQEIRERKQAEASLKQLNEQLEARVQQRTADLKEANVNLLYSNRELEQFAYVASHDLQEPLRAVNSYAQLLGRKYQGNLDAKADKYLGYIMEGATRMQQLINDLLEFSRVGTRAKELKLTACEVVLSQVLINLKVAIAECQAVVTHDPLPTIMGDEIQLMQLFQNLISNAIKFHREEPPCVHISVVQQQNDWVFSVRDNGIGMEPEYFERIFTIFQRLHSRAEYPGTGIGLAVCKKIVERHGGRIWIESELGVGTTFYFTIPQGNPSP; encoded by the coding sequence ATGGCAATGCTGGGACTGGCTTCCGTGATTCTAGTGGGTCTCAATATTCTGTTTTATTGGAGCTTTATCAAGCAAAAAGAAACATCAGATCGGGTGAATCGCAGCCAAAAAGTTCTCCAGAATCTGGAAAACGTTCTTTCTTCAGTTACGGAGGCTGAAACAGGCCAACGGGGTTACTTACTCACAGGACAAGAGTCTTACTTAGAGCCGTATAACCTGGCTGTAAAGACAATGGACGAGCAACTAGCTGTTCTCGAAACATTAACGGTAGCTGACTCTAAACAACAGCAGCAGCTTTCCCTCCTTGAACCCCTAATCGCCCAGAAGTTTGCTGAACTTCGGGAAACCATTGAATTAAGGCAAAACAAGGGATTTGAAGCCGCGAATCAGCTGGTTTTGACCCATCAGGGAAAATTTCTCATGGAGCGAGTGAGAACGGTACTCCAGCAGATGAAAAGTAAAGAATATGAGCAATTACAAATGTGGTTAAAGACGAAACAGGAGGAAGCCCAGAAAATACAGTTGATATTCTTATTCGGCCTAGTATTCAACTTGATCGCCTTTTATTTGGTGTACCGCGCGATCGAGCAGGAGATTCGGGAGCGCAAGCAAGCCGAAGCCTCGCTGAAACAGCTCAATGAACAGCTAGAAGCCAGAGTGCAGCAGCGAACCGCCGACCTGAAAGAGGCCAACGTTAATTTGTTGTATTCTAATCGGGAACTAGAGCAGTTTGCTTATGTGGCTTCCCATGACTTGCAAGAGCCACTACGAGCCGTTAATAGCTATGCTCAGCTCCTAGGGCGGAAATACCAGGGTAACCTGGATGCTAAAGCCGATAAGTACCTCGGTTACATCATGGAGGGAGCCACCCGGATGCAGCAGTTAATTAATGATTTGCTGGAGTTTTCACGGGTGGGGACACGGGCAAAAGAGCTGAAGTTAACGGCTTGCGAGGTCGTGCTGAGTCAGGTTTTGATAAATTTAAAAGTGGCGATCGCCGAGTGCCAAGCCGTTGTGACTCATGACCCCCTACCCACAATCATGGGGGATGAAATACAACTGATGCAATTGTTCCAAAATCTGATTTCCAATGCCATCAAGTTTCATCGCGAGGAGCCACCCTGCGTACATATCTCAGTGGTGCAACAACAAAACGACTGGGTCTTTTCTGTCCGTGATAATGGGATCGGCATGGAGCCAGAGTACTTTGAGCGTATCTTCACAATTTTCCAGCGTCTCCATTCCCGTGCTGAGTATCCCGGTACGGGCATTGGTCTAGCCGTTTGTAAGAAAATTGTGGAACGTCATGGGGGACGCATTTGGATAGAGTCAGAATTAGGAGTAGGTACAACCTTTTACTTCACTATCCCACAAGGCAATCCGTCCCCATGA
- a CDS encoding response regulator produces the protein MNISTPIRPVEILLVEDSPSDADLTEEALSDGKVLNHLHWVEDGVEAIAFLRRQGKYTNAPRPDLILLDLNLPKKDGREVLAEIKADSSLKLIPVIVLTTSAAERDILKTYELNANCYVTKPIDLEQFISVVKLIEQFWLALVKLPSE, from the coding sequence ATGAATATCAGCACTCCGATTAGACCCGTTGAGATTCTACTAGTAGAAGACTCCCCCAGTGATGCCGATCTCACAGAAGAAGCGCTCAGTGACGGCAAGGTACTCAATCACTTGCACTGGGTGGAAGATGGTGTAGAAGCGATCGCCTTCCTCCGTCGCCAGGGAAAATATACCAATGCACCCCGTCCCGATTTGATTTTACTCGACCTCAACTTGCCCAAAAAAGATGGTCGTGAGGTTTTGGCGGAAATCAAGGCAGACTCCAGCCTGAAGCTCATCCCCGTGATCGTTCTCACTACCTCAGCCGCTGAACGAGATATTCTCAAGACTTATGAGCTAAACGCGAACTGCTACGTCACCAAGCCGATCGACTTAGAGCAGTTCATCTCTGTAGTGAAGTTAATCGAACAGTTCTGGCTAGCCTTGGTTAAACTGCCGTCGGAGTAA
- a CDS encoding hybrid sensor histidine kinase/response regulator, whose protein sequence is MNTAPRHHLAATANALHILLVEDNPADADLLGEILEEAEETQWSLVHVERFKDALNSLHEHLFDVILLDLSLPDKQGLSTVAQIHEAAPDLPIVVLTGLNDRVIALEALRQGAQDYLVKGKIDTFLLVRAIRYAIERAHTFKKLRQSEEQLQRLNEELERRVAEQTDELRQKNQSLQQEITERQRLESELRYALANERELSDLKSRIISVVSHEYRTPLATILSSTELLEHYSHNWAEEKKQRHFQRIETSVHHLTRLVNDVLMFSKAEAGKLEFNPVHLDVVEFCRELVEELQVTAGENHSINFRCLGIQQEVYLDEKLLRQILSNLLSNALKYSPEGGEIQFELVFGQDTIVFRIQDQGIGIPLPDQSQLFDAFYRSSNVGTISGTGLGLAIVERSVNTHKGEILVESEVGVGTTFTVTLPLTMEMPG, encoded by the coding sequence ATGAACACTGCCCCCCGACACCACTTGGCGGCTACCGCTAACGCTCTTCATATCCTTCTAGTTGAGGATAACCCAGCTGATGCTGACCTCCTCGGCGAAATTCTCGAAGAAGCTGAGGAAACTCAGTGGTCACTGGTACATGTGGAACGCTTCAAAGACGCGCTGAACTCTCTGCATGAACACTTATTTGATGTGATTCTCTTAGACTTGTCCCTACCCGACAAACAAGGATTGTCTACAGTTGCACAAATCCATGAAGCGGCACCGGATTTGCCGATTGTTGTCCTCACCGGACTCAATGATCGGGTCATCGCTTTGGAAGCCTTGCGGCAGGGGGCACAAGACTATCTGGTGAAGGGCAAGATTGATACTTTCTTACTCGTTCGTGCGATTCGTTATGCGATCGAGCGTGCCCATACCTTCAAAAAGTTACGCCAGAGTGAGGAGCAGCTACAACGGCTTAACGAAGAATTAGAACGCCGAGTCGCAGAGCAAACCGATGAATTAAGACAAAAAAATCAGTCCTTACAACAGGAAATTACTGAGCGTCAACGTTTAGAATCGGAACTCCGTTACGCCTTAGCCAATGAAAGAGAACTCAGCGACCTCAAATCCCGGATTATTTCTGTCGTTTCTCATGAGTATCGTACCCCACTGGCAACGATTCTTTCGTCTACAGAGTTACTAGAACACTACAGCCATAACTGGGCAGAGGAAAAAAAGCAGCGTCATTTCCAACGGATTGAAACCTCAGTTCATCATCTGACGCGGTTAGTGAATGATGTACTGATGTTCAGTAAAGCAGAGGCGGGAAAACTGGAATTTAATCCGGTACACCTGGATGTGGTGGAGTTTTGCCGCGAACTGGTGGAAGAATTACAAGTGACAGCCGGAGAAAATCACAGTATCAACTTCAGGTGTCTCGGTATTCAACAGGAGGTATATCTGGATGAAAAATTACTACGCCAAATCCTGAGCAATTTGCTCTCCAACGCCCTCAAATACTCTCCTGAGGGAGGCGAAATCCAGTTTGAACTCGTTTTCGGGCAAGATACGATCGTCTTCCGCATCCAAGACCAAGGAATTGGCATTCCCTTACCAGACCAATCCCAGCTCTTTGATGCGTTCTACCGCAGTAGTAATGTGGGCACAATCTCTGGAACGGGTTTAGGCTTAGCCATTGTTGAGAGGTCTGTGAACACCCACAAGGGTGAGATTTTGGTGGAGAGTGAAGTCGGAGTTGGGACAACGTTTACAGTTACGCTGCCCTTAACCATGGAGATGCCTGGTTAG